The Manihot esculenta cultivar AM560-2 chromosome 1, M.esculenta_v8, whole genome shotgun sequence genome has a window encoding:
- the LOC110618777 gene encoding serine/threonine-protein phosphatase PP1 isozyme 2 — protein MAHQGLPSIDPAVLDDIISRLLDFRQTRAAKHQQVQLTENEIRQLCDVSAEIFLQQPNLLELEAPIKICGDIHGQYSDLLRLFEYGGFPPSANYLFLGDYVDRGKQSLETICLLLAYKIKYPENFFLLRGNHESASINRIYGFYDECKRRFNVKLWRTFTDCFNCLPVAALIDDKILCMHGGLSPDLTNLDQIRNLPRPTDIPESGLLCDLLWSDPSRDVKGWAMNDRGVSYTFGSDKVSEFLINNDMDLVCRAHQVVEDGYEFFADRQLVTIFSAPNYCGEFDNAGAMMSVDETLMCSFQILKPADRKSKFQ, from the exons ATGGCTCACCAAGGTCTGCCTTCCATTGACCCTGCCGTTTTGGACGATATTATCAGTCGTCTGTTGGATTTTAGGCAAACTAGAGCAGCCAAACACCAGCAGGTTCAGCTAACTGAGAATGAGATCCGCCAACTCTGTGATGTGTCTGCGGAAATCTTTCTTCAACAGCCCAATCTCCTCGAGCTCGAAGCCCCCATCAAGATCTGCG GTGATATTCATGGGCAGTATTCTGATCTTTTGAGGCTTTTTGAATATGGGGGTTTTCCTCCCAGTGCTAATTATTTGTTCCTAGGCGATTATGTAGATCGTGGAAAGCAGAGTTTGGAAACAATATGCCTTTTGCTTGCCTATAAAATCAAGTACCCTGAGAACTTCTTTCTTTTGAGGGGAAATCATGAATCTGCATCTATTAATCGAATTTATGGATTTTATGATGAATGTAAACGCCGATTCAATGTGAAACTTTGGAGAACCTTTACGGATTGTTTTAACTGTCTACCTGTTGCTGCTCTTATAGATGACAAAATATTGTGCATGCATGGAGGGCTTTCCCCTGATTTAACAAATTTGGATCAAATTAGAAATTTACCCCGTCCAACTGATATTCCAGAATCTGGGTTGCTTTGTGATTTACTTTGGTCTGATCCTAGTAGAGATGTTAAAGGCTGGGCAATGAATGACCGAGGGGTCTCATACACTTTCGGATCAGATAAAGTGTCAGAATTCTTAATTAATAATGATATGGATCTTGTTTGTCGTGCCCATCAG gtTGTCGAGGATGGATATGAATTCTTTGCGGACAGGCAGCTTGTTACAATTTTTTCTGCTCCCAACTATTGTGGTGAATTTGATAATGCTGGTGCAatgatgagtgttgatgaaacCTTAATGTGCTCTTTCCAAATACTTAAGCCTGCAGATAGAAAGTCCAAATTCCAGTGA